A stretch of the Clostridium fungisolvens genome encodes the following:
- a CDS encoding helix-turn-helix domain-containing protein: protein MNFYCPSQKIKIMRKRFHMNQMELEDTKMTRAFISMMESGKRKVSRASSKLLAQKFNIKAKELGLELGLDDEYFSRKPYEDAKIYCENELLNENDYEQLEELLNIALEFKLDYTSAKVYIKEGDRYFSEQGYNTAFINYVNALGKLKELKENREQSYVYNKIGLCKINIKEYEESVFYFNQAINYANEENDEISFAEAAYNLALAYSYMENHIKSVEILDKSILSSSIFEKIDFNFKMNIKVLKAKEIYNSGKKEKAVEEYISLIKELQDKNDVILSNVYSLLGDYYFEISNLHESLKYINNAQRLKGKLDKGSLPNTLKTKAKIFFKQGLSDESIMILELAMNISEELNDFNMLIAIYNELIKIYKEIKDADRIIEMSNNLIEILDKNNFEKGKDIALCNLMEVAINQGDSEQTNEILSKLNILLGK, encoded by the coding sequence TTGAATTTCTATTGTCCTAGTCAAAAAATAAAAATTATGAGAAAAAGATTTCATATGAATCAAATGGAGCTAGAAGATACAAAGATGACTAGAGCTTTTATCAGCATGATGGAAAGCGGAAAAAGAAAGGTGAGTAGGGCCAGCTCCAAATTGCTAGCACAAAAATTTAATATCAAGGCAAAAGAACTGGGACTGGAATTAGGTTTAGACGACGAGTATTTTTCAAGAAAGCCTTATGAAGATGCAAAGATTTACTGTGAGAATGAATTACTGAACGAAAATGATTATGAGCAGTTAGAAGAATTGTTAAATATAGCCTTGGAGTTTAAGTTAGATTATACTTCTGCGAAGGTATATATAAAAGAAGGAGATAGATATTTTTCAGAGCAGGGGTACAACACAGCTTTTATAAATTATGTAAATGCTTTAGGTAAGCTAAAGGAACTAAAAGAAAATAGAGAACAATCATATGTTTACAATAAGATTGGACTTTGTAAGATAAATATAAAGGAATATGAGGAGTCAGTATTTTATTTCAATCAAGCAATTAACTATGCTAATGAGGAAAATGATGAAATCTCTTTTGCTGAAGCTGCATATAATCTAGCTTTAGCTTATTCGTATATGGAAAATCATATAAAGAGCGTAGAAATATTGGACAAATCTATTTTAAGTTCCAGTATTTTTGAAAAGATAGATTTTAACTTTAAAATGAATATAAAAGTCTTAAAAGCAAAAGAAATTTATAATTCAGGAAAAAAAGAAAAAGCAGTAGAGGAATATATTTCACTAATAAAAGAACTGCAGGATAAGAATGATGTTATATTATCTAATGTTTACAGTCTTTTAGGTGATTATTACTTTGAGATTTCTAATTTGCATGAAAGTTTAAAATACATTAATAATGCACAAAGATTAAAGGGAAAATTGGATAAAGGATCTTTACCAAATACCCTAAAAACAAAAGCAAAAATATTTTTTAAACAAGGATTATCTGATGAAAGTATTATGATACTGGAACTTGCTATGAATATATCAGAAGAACTTAATGATTTTAACATGCTTATAGCTATCTATAATGAGTTGATAAAGATTTATAAAGAAATAAAGGATGCTGATAGAATTATAGAGATGTCAAATAACCTAATTGAAATTCTAGATAAAAATAATTTTGAGAAAGGAAAAGATATTGCGTTATGTAATCTAATGGAAGTTGCTATAAATCAAGGAGATAGTGAACAAACAAATGAAATCTTAAGTAAATTAAATATTTTACTTGGAAAATAG
- the cooS gene encoding anaerobic carbon-monoxide dehydrogenase catalytic subunit, translated as MSDKDIKESFENAAKTMRGDNTTFGTKLTNEHSNDPNTHQDIHNRIKIDYDKIEKSPQGEDLHKWQRDHVAKGDQSKEGYPLNVIIDPAMREMYQAVHDAGMTNVFDRFSQQQPIQCKFCIEGLSCQLCANGPCRISEKVPRGTCGVDAHTMVARNFVYRHVTIGTSANVFHCHQAARTLKAAGEHPESGLKIRDPEKLKKYADMAGLDINQPIEKLAVAFADWVIADIHSPYHIESKTVEAFAPTKRKKLWRDLGLFPGGAYSEVGFAQTRCMTNFNSDPIEFLLNSVRLGVANEYQGLFLLDIIQEILMGTQEIAHKKQNMGLLKENMINIVTNGHMPLLSHVAIDLASTDEWQQKAKDAGAEGIQILGHVCEGQQLMNYEGTHNQLGYGGQEGEWLSQEYLLATGVVDMFMFDYNCTVPTMPLFAKRFGTKLLSTHPVIKLQGTETLDFIPEKMKEQAEKALNLAIESFTKRKSENKKIYIPSHTSDCMVGFSTESVRNALGGSFDPLIEQIANGNIRGIATIVGCTTARFGQGGSNIFKITQGLIKNNILVLSGGCTSSVMEYTGLTNPKAADECGEGLKAVCKQLGIPPVLSYGACVDIGKMTHTAKELADALGVDTNKLPLVIGAPEYLEQKAVADACTAVALGWLVHVAPVPSITGSDVVVKTLTETTESLGLGKVVVELDAEKTIQIYVDHIEKKRKELGLK; from the coding sequence ATGTCAGACAAGGATATTAAAGAGTCTTTTGAGAATGCTGCAAAAACCATGCGAGGTGATAATACCACTTTTGGCACTAAGCTAACAAATGAGCATTCAAATGATCCAAACACACATCAAGACATACATAACAGGATAAAAATTGATTATGACAAAATCGAAAAATCACCACAGGGTGAAGATTTGCATAAATGGCAAAGAGACCATGTAGCAAAAGGGGATCAATCAAAAGAAGGCTATCCATTAAATGTAATCATAGACCCAGCTATGAGAGAGATGTATCAAGCAGTACATGATGCAGGAATGACAAACGTATTTGATAGATTTAGTCAACAACAGCCAATTCAATGCAAATTTTGTATTGAAGGACTTTCTTGCCAACTTTGTGCAAATGGCCCATGTAGAATAAGTGAAAAAGTTCCGAGAGGAACCTGTGGTGTTGACGCACATACTATGGTAGCTAGAAACTTTGTATACAGACATGTTACTATTGGTACTTCTGCAAACGTATTTCATTGTCACCAAGCTGCAAGAACTTTAAAAGCTGCTGGCGAGCATCCTGAAAGTGGATTGAAGATTAGGGATCCTGAAAAACTAAAAAAATATGCTGACATGGCTGGTTTAGATATAAATCAACCAATAGAAAAACTAGCAGTAGCTTTCGCTGATTGGGTTATAGCAGATATACATTCACCTTATCATATAGAATCAAAAACAGTAGAAGCATTTGCTCCTACAAAGCGAAAAAAACTTTGGAGAGATCTCGGCTTATTCCCAGGGGGAGCCTATAGTGAAGTCGGTTTCGCTCAAACTAGATGTATGACCAACTTTAACTCAGATCCTATTGAATTCCTATTAAATAGTGTTAGACTAGGCGTTGCTAATGAATACCAAGGATTATTCCTTTTAGATATAATTCAAGAGATACTTATGGGAACACAAGAAATAGCACATAAGAAACAAAATATGGGCTTATTAAAAGAAAATATGATAAATATAGTTACCAATGGACATATGCCACTTTTATCTCATGTAGCAATTGATCTAGCATCAACTGACGAATGGCAGCAAAAAGCAAAAGATGCCGGAGCTGAGGGTATACAAATTCTTGGCCATGTATGTGAAGGCCAACAACTTATGAATTACGAAGGCACACATAATCAACTAGGTTATGGTGGTCAAGAAGGCGAATGGTTATCTCAAGAGTACTTACTTGCAACTGGTGTTGTGGATATGTTTATGTTTGATTATAACTGTACTGTTCCAACTATGCCTCTATTTGCAAAACGTTTTGGAACTAAACTATTGAGCACCCATCCAGTTATAAAACTTCAAGGAACCGAAACCTTAGATTTTATCCCAGAAAAGATGAAAGAACAAGCAGAAAAAGCTCTTAATTTAGCAATCGAATCCTTTACTAAACGTAAATCTGAAAACAAAAAAATATATATTCCATCACATACATCTGATTGTATGGTAGGCTTCAGTACAGAATCTGTTAGAAATGCTCTAGGTGGAAGTTTTGACCCACTTATAGAACAAATTGCAAATGGTAATATTAGAGGAATTGCAACTATAGTTGGATGTACTACTGCAAGGTTCGGTCAAGGCGGAAGCAATATCTTCAAGATAACTCAAGGCTTAATTAAAAATAACATCCTTGTATTATCAGGTGGCTGTACTTCTTCAGTTATGGAGTATACTGGACTCACAAATCCAAAAGCTGCTGACGAATGCGGTGAAGGATTAAAAGCTGTATGTAAACAACTTGGAATACCTCCAGTTTTATCATATGGTGCATGTGTTGATATAGGAAAAATGACTCATACAGCAAAAGAACTTGCTGATGCTCTTGGTGTAGACACTAACAAACTTCCTTTAGTAATTGGTGCACCAGAATACCTTGAACAAAAAGCCGTTGCAGACGCTTGTACTGCTGTTGCTCTTGGTTGGCTAGTGCATGTTGCCCCTGTTCCATCAATTACTGGCAGTGATGTAGTTGTAAAAACTCTAACTGAAACAACTGAATCCCTTGGACTTGGTAAGGTTGTTGTTGAATTGGATGCAGAAAAAACAATCCAAATATATGTAGACCATATAGAAAAGAAACGTAAAGAATTAGGTTTAAAATAG
- a CDS encoding S53 family peptidase: protein MNKSLKKLMTVSLILATAALPTNTLFKLPVEGGINIQNTWKAQPLIKLKNSAALATPSGFTPSQIRKAYGVDKVTATGVGQTIAIVDAYGSPTMQNDLTAFSNQFGLAQTTITIAYPTGKPAKTDGGWALETAMDVEWAHAIAPSAKILLVVAKSASTSDLVAAIDYATANGATVVSNSWGGSEFSNEASYDSHFDHSGISYLASSGDNGAGASWPATSSKVISVGGTTLKLDSTGNYLSETAWSGSGGATSSYEAIPTYQSNWTSVVGTHRGDPDISWLADPNTGAAVYSTTRYNGQSGWFVVGGTSLSAPSLAGVIALINQTRGASLSSSEALSKFYSVAGLSGSAGYTTNFHDINSGSNGGYTATNGFDLVTGLGTPKVDQLVNNIK from the coding sequence ATGAACAAATCATTAAAAAAGCTTATGACAGTAAGCCTTATCCTTGCAACAGCAGCACTGCCTACAAACACTTTGTTTAAACTTCCAGTAGAAGGAGGTATAAACATACAAAACACTTGGAAAGCGCAGCCTTTAATTAAGTTAAAGAATTCTGCAGCTTTAGCAACACCATCTGGATTTACACCTTCACAAATCAGAAAAGCTTATGGGGTAGACAAAGTTACGGCTACAGGCGTAGGACAAACTATAGCTATTGTAGATGCCTATGGAAGTCCTACTATGCAAAATGACTTAACTGCTTTTTCAAACCAATTTGGGCTGGCTCAAACGACTATAACAATTGCGTATCCAACTGGTAAGCCAGCTAAGACTGATGGTGGTTGGGCGCTTGAAACTGCCATGGATGTTGAATGGGCTCATGCCATAGCACCGTCAGCAAAGATACTTTTAGTAGTTGCAAAATCTGCAAGTACATCTGATTTAGTAGCTGCAATAGATTATGCAACAGCAAATGGAGCTACAGTAGTATCTAACAGTTGGGGGGGAAGCGAATTTTCTAATGAAGCAAGTTATGATAGTCATTTCGATCATTCGGGAATCTCATATTTAGCATCTTCCGGCGATAACGGAGCAGGAGCTTCATGGCCAGCAACTTCTTCAAAAGTCATATCAGTTGGAGGAACAACATTAAAACTGGATTCAACAGGTAACTATTTAAGCGAAACTGCATGGTCAGGTTCTGGTGGAGCAACAAGTAGTTATGAAGCTATCCCTACTTATCAAAGTAATTGGACTAGCGTTGTGGGAACACATAGAGGTGACCCGGATATTTCTTGGCTTGCAGATCCTAATACAGGTGCAGCTGTTTATAGCACAACAAGGTATAATGGACAGTCTGGCTGGTTTGTAGTTGGAGGAACAAGTTTAAGTGCACCTTCACTAGCTGGAGTAATAGCATTGATTAATCAAACTAGAGGAGCATCCCTTTCAAGTTCAGAAGCATTAAGTAAGTTTTATAGTGTAGCTGGTCTTTCAGGAAGTGCTGGCTATACAACAAACTTCCATGATATTAATTCAGGTAGCAATGGTGGATATACTGCTACAAATGGTTTTGATTTAGTTACAGGTTTAGGTACTCCTAAGGTTGATCAATTGGTGAATAATATTAAGTAA
- a CDS encoding MFS transporter, with product MNYENRLRKNIGKNYLFILLNNFSFTNGIWMIYLASKGLTLTELGLIEGVFHITSFFMEIPTGAIADIWGRKVSRICGRMVSLLSSIIMLFSNSFLGFTIAFIISAISYNLESGAGDALVYDSLKEIDEDKKYMKISGVNELIMQVASTGGLIVGGYLSKYNYKYAYIAAIIVSLINFIHCFSFTEPMIEIETEHKSLKNIKAQVVESYKIIVSTKSIGFLLIFSQAIFMFNTSIFFYFQNYLLGNGISQDKIGIILALSSLGSAIVGANGYRIERKIGQVGIIAVVPILISVCIWGAALSKYYYIFFIAVSSMESLIYVVVGDYINKLIPSEKRATILSMGSMIFSAYMIIIFPLIGKIGDMYSLKTSFQVIAFIATVMSVVSFTIFSRVNKKDE from the coding sequence ATGAATTATGAAAATAGATTAAGAAAAAATATTGGCAAGAATTATTTATTTATTCTTTTAAATAATTTTAGTTTTACTAATGGGATATGGATGATTTATTTAGCTTCAAAAGGATTAACTTTAACAGAGCTTGGCTTAATAGAAGGGGTATTTCACATTACTTCATTTTTTATGGAGATACCAACTGGTGCAATTGCAGATATATGGGGTAGAAAAGTAAGTAGAATATGCGGACGTATGGTCTCATTATTATCTTCTATAATAATGTTGTTTTCAAATAGCTTTCTTGGCTTTACAATAGCTTTTATAATTTCAGCCATATCATATAACTTAGAATCAGGGGCAGGTGACGCACTCGTATATGATTCTTTAAAAGAGATTGATGAAGATAAGAAATATATGAAGATTTCTGGTGTTAATGAGCTTATAATGCAAGTGGCCAGTACTGGAGGATTAATTGTAGGTGGATATTTATCAAAATACAATTATAAATACGCATATATAGCTGCAATAATAGTAAGTCTAATTAATTTTATACACTGTTTTTCATTCACAGAACCTATGATTGAAATTGAAACTGAACATAAAAGCTTAAAGAACATAAAAGCTCAAGTTGTTGAAAGTTATAAGATAATAGTTTCAACAAAAAGCATAGGATTTCTTTTGATTTTTTCTCAAGCTATTTTTATGTTTAATACAAGCATTTTCTTTTATTTTCAAAATTACCTACTGGGTAATGGTATCTCACAGGATAAAATAGGAATTATTTTAGCGCTATCCTCTTTAGGATCAGCAATAGTCGGTGCAAATGGATATAGGATTGAGAGAAAAATTGGGCAAGTAGGCATAATCGCAGTTGTCCCCATTCTTATATCTGTATGTATCTGGGGAGCTGCATTAAGTAAGTATTATTATATATTTTTCATAGCTGTAAGTTCTATGGAGTCACTTATTTATGTAGTGGTAGGTGATTACATTAATAAACTAATACCATCAGAAAAAAGAGCTACAATCTTGTCAATGGGAAGTATGATCTTTAGTGCATATATGATTATAATTTTTCCATTGATAGGGAAAATAGGTGATATGTATTCACTAAAAACCTCTTTTCAAGTCATTGCTTTTATAGCCACAGTTATGTCTGTAGTTAGTTTTACTATTTTTAGCCGTGTAAATAAGAAAGATGAGTAG
- a CDS encoding SIMPL domain-containing protein, with protein MYPDGYGNAFSSRYNYLKGFDGNEVFNNVLKVIGNGTIKAKPDIAEITLGVITENESLKTAQKENAEITVAVLDALKNNGVATKDIQTESYTINTKYDYVDGKQVFKGYEVRNSLRVTIREISRVGITIDSAVESGVNNVGNISFTIQNPSKYYSEALRLAVEDAQKKAVVITSKLNVKIYEVPIRVVELTNENQGPRPMGFKTSIAATTPIEAGENAVSASVEAVFLYAE; from the coding sequence ATGTACCCAGATGGATATGGCAATGCATTTTCTAGTAGATATAATTATCTAAAAGGATTTGATGGCAATGAAGTTTTTAACAATGTACTTAAGGTTATAGGAAACGGAACTATAAAGGCTAAACCTGATATTGCAGAAATAACCCTAGGAGTTATCACTGAAAATGAAAGTCTAAAGACAGCACAAAAAGAAAATGCGGAGATTACGGTGGCTGTTTTAGATGCATTAAAAAATAATGGAGTAGCTACAAAAGATATACAAACAGAAAGTTATACAATAAACACTAAATATGATTATGTAGACGGTAAACAAGTTTTTAAAGGTTATGAAGTGAGAAATTCATTAAGAGTAACAATTAGAGAGATAAGTAGAGTTGGAATAACAATTGATTCTGCAGTTGAAAGTGGAGTAAATAATGTTGGAAACATAAGTTTTACTATACAGAATCCATCGAAGTACTATTCTGAAGCTTTAAGATTAGCAGTTGAGGATGCTCAGAAAAAAGCTGTTGTTATAACAAGTAAGCTTAATGTAAAGATATATGAAGTCCCTATAAGGGTAGTAGAATTAACTAACGAAAATCAAGGTCCAAGGCCTATGGGTTTTAAAACTAGCATTGCTGCGACTACACCTATTGAAGCTGGTGAAAACGCAGTATCTGCATCAGTTGAAGCAGTATTCCTATATGCTGAATAA
- a CDS encoding SatD family protein codes for MNIYSVINMDIVGSREIEGRVAVQEELKQYFRQLYVENRHILVAPITFTLGDEWQIVLKDAKESYNMFLKIKEFLLHRNINCYCGVGIGSISTKESEDTREMDGKAFIHARKALIYAKETNTFYNKMLYTKNCRVIFMGDSVNGSNSSSDQKNSSDQQLEVAVTSVDDDFDIIDTLNAIIQNNEILQMNMTEKQREVIRLYEALGSYAEIEKKHPRYTKSSISRKLSAANYFLVEHNRNIIKGLLAEYCKLVKEQR; via the coding sequence ATGAATATATATAGTGTTATAAATATGGATATTGTGGGGTCGAGAGAAATTGAAGGTAGGGTAGCAGTACAAGAAGAACTTAAGCAATATTTTAGACAGTTATATGTTGAAAACAGACATATATTAGTTGCGCCTATCACATTTACTCTAGGGGATGAATGGCAGATTGTTTTAAAGGATGCAAAGGAAAGTTATAATATGTTTTTAAAGATAAAAGAGTTTCTTTTACACCGCAATATTAATTGCTATTGTGGAGTAGGGATAGGTTCAATAAGCACTAAAGAATCTGAAGATACTAGAGAAATGGATGGAAAAGCGTTTATACATGCTAGGAAAGCTCTTATATATGCAAAAGAGACAAATACCTTTTATAATAAAATGCTTTATACAAAAAATTGTAGAGTGATTTTTATGGGAGATTCAGTAAATGGGAGTAACTCAAGTAGTGATCAAAAAAATTCATCTGATCAGCAGTTAGAAGTTGCAGTGACTTCAGTTGATGATGATTTTGACATAATTGATACATTGAATGCTATAATTCAAAATAACGAAATTCTACAAATGAACATGACAGAAAAACAAAGGGAAGTTATTAGATTATATGAAGCTTTAGGATCATATGCAGAAATTGAAAAAAAACACCCAAGGTATACTAAATCAAGCATTTCCCGTAAACTTTCAGCTGCTAATTATTTTTTAGTAGAGCATAATAGAAATATAATCAAAGGTCTTTTAGCAGAATATTGTAAATTGGTGAAGGAGCAAAGGTAA
- a CDS encoding DUF3307 domain-containing protein — protein sequence MDIELLLIAVLSHNIFDFILQIKLFRCYRFPVCKGDGRDLKRKKNIYKTVKGNLMHTSSHFIGLCIIVFIINSIKNNPVIFPMSKIIIICIAHFFIDEIKSLIYLFRTSTQNNIWVFLFDQLVHLIVISLVSFNCDITYFISQIKIKLFNYPKSFNFTEKVLLTSIIFIVSTWAVGIFIKVFINYISSEANKINITDDIGKNIIGNNGSIIKIASTEAKNGGYLIGILERILILISIAMNYPVMIGFVLTAKSVARLKKLSNDSFAEYFIIGTFFSFIAAVLGGIIIRSLFN from the coding sequence ATGGATATAGAACTCTTATTAATTGCTGTACTCAGCCATAATATTTTTGATTTTATTTTACAAATTAAACTTTTTCGGTGTTATAGATTCCCCGTATGTAAAGGGGATGGTAGAGATTTAAAACGCAAAAAAAACATATATAAGACTGTAAAAGGCAATCTAATGCATACATCTAGCCACTTCATAGGACTTTGTATAATTGTGTTTATCATAAATTCAATAAAAAATAATCCAGTAATTTTTCCTATGAGTAAAATAATCATAATTTGTATAGCTCATTTCTTTATAGATGAGATTAAATCATTAATTTACTTATTTAGGACAAGCACTCAAAATAACATATGGGTTTTTTTATTTGATCAACTTGTGCATCTTATAGTAATTTCACTTGTAAGTTTTAATTGTGATATAACATACTTTATAAGTCAGATAAAGATTAAACTTTTCAATTACCCAAAGAGTTTTAATTTCACTGAGAAAGTATTGCTTACTTCCATAATATTTATTGTGTCTACCTGGGCAGTAGGCATATTTATTAAGGTATTTATAAACTACATTAGCTCTGAAGCAAATAAAATTAATATAACAGATGATATTGGAAAGAATATCATTGGTAATAATGGAAGTATTATAAAAATTGCATCCACCGAAGCTAAAAATGGTGGATATTTAATAGGCATTCTAGAAAGAATACTGATATTAATAAGCATAGCTATGAACTATCCTGTTATGATCGGCTTTGTCCTTACGGCTAAATCAGTTGCAAGACTAAAAAAACTATCTAATGACAGCTTTGCAGAATACTTCATAATTGGAACTTTCTTTAGCTTTATAGCTGCTGTATTAGGAGGAATCATTATAAGAAGTTTATTTAACTAA
- a CDS encoding SatD family protein: protein MCYITMIFDLKDSKNIENRYEVQRLLINALKKCNATFSDVIASPFLITLGDEWEGLLRKDAPYDKIIRFFRENLPEYLDFYTGIGIGEITINNFELTVNQLDGPSFHLARKAIKYAKKNHCSLVILVS, encoded by the coding sequence ATGTGCTATATAACTATGATTTTTGACTTAAAGGATTCTAAAAATATAGAAAATAGATATGAAGTTCAGAGATTACTAATAAACGCTTTAAAAAAGTGTAATGCAACCTTTAGTGATGTAATTGCCTCTCCATTTCTAATAACTCTTGGTGATGAATGGGAAGGATTATTACGAAAAGATGCCCCTTATGATAAGATAATACGTTTTTTTAGAGAAAACTTACCGGAATACTTAGATTTTTATACTGGTATAGGCATAGGTGAAATTACTATTAATAATTTTGAACTCACAGTTAATCAATTGGACGGTCCTTCTTTTCACCTCGCTAGAAAAGCTATAAAATACGCAAAGAAAAACCACTGCTCTTTGGTTATTTTAGTTAGTTAA
- a CDS encoding phage holin family protein — protein MDIEKFVPEQLMILVAALYVIGMCLKATPKVKDWLIPWILIVIGIIGSIALQKGFTALAFFQGIVSAGLAVLSNQLVKQTLNRDDSSKSSNDKV, from the coding sequence ATGGACATTGAAAAATTTGTTCCTGAGCAGTTGATGATTTTAGTTGCTGCATTATATGTCATTGGAATGTGCTTAAAGGCTACACCTAAAGTGAAAGATTGGTTGATCCCTTGGATACTGATAGTGATTGGGATAATTGGATCAATAGCATTGCAAAAAGGTTTTACTGCATTAGCTTTTTTTCAAGGTATAGTTTCTGCTGGATTAGCAGTTCTTAGCAATCAACTAGTAAAGCAAACGTTAAATAGGGATGATTCTAGCAAAAGTAGTAATGATAAAGTTTAG
- a CDS encoding siderophore synthetase: MRFKSEAFDVFQFLSEEYKYNDHQLHCVLYFKGKIEELILERAINLSFKAIPILSSKYVEDISMPYWESCDFEKANDYLIITKDKSNFDDFIVMSTDEFNGPQVKFCLYAGDNHRLAVIMNHMICDAAGFKQYIYLLSDLYSKLSKAIEYVVDKKLNGTRSISIITDNISSFTKLKILTSKKIVSNRTGHLKFSFSHNSDKNPFIKKYVISKDRFIKIKEYCHKNDFTINDVFLAAYYRVMFSRLKLKQNDKLNIAIMIDMRRHLKNKNIDSLCNLASSVVTEIEYCEKDDFFKTACKVKNDVDFKKNRYFGIKGFLEIELAFKFLSYKTIKKLLKKHFNNPVLGMTNIGVIDKNKLRFGNTEVEQAFMCGSIKYEPYFQLALSSFDDTIILTVNLFGNKNDQAAVDDFLLQIVDELP, encoded by the coding sequence ATGAGGTTTAAATCTGAGGCTTTTGATGTATTTCAATTTTTATCAGAAGAATATAAATATAATGACCATCAACTTCATTGCGTATTATATTTTAAAGGGAAAATTGAAGAACTTATACTAGAAAGAGCAATAAATTTAAGTTTTAAGGCAATACCAATACTATCAAGTAAATATGTAGAGGATATAAGTATGCCTTATTGGGAGAGTTGTGACTTTGAAAAAGCCAATGATTATTTGATAATTACAAAGGATAAAAGTAATTTTGATGACTTTATTGTTATGAGTACTGATGAGTTTAATGGTCCACAAGTGAAATTTTGTTTATACGCAGGCGATAATCATAGGTTAGCAGTAATAATGAATCACATGATTTGTGATGCTGCCGGATTTAAACAGTATATCTATCTATTAAGCGACTTATATTCAAAATTATCTAAGGCTATTGAATATGTAGTAGACAAGAAATTAAATGGCACAAGAAGCATTAGTATAATTACTGATAATATTTCTAGTTTTACAAAATTGAAAATTCTAACCTCTAAAAAAATAGTAAGTAATAGAACTGGTCATCTAAAGTTTTCCTTTAGCCATAATTCCGATAAAAACCCCTTCATCAAAAAATATGTAATCTCAAAAGATAGATTTATTAAAATTAAAGAGTACTGTCATAAAAATGATTTTACAATAAATGATGTTTTTTTGGCAGCGTATTATAGAGTTATGTTTAGTAGGCTTAAGCTAAAACAGAATGATAAGTTAAATATAGCAATAATGATTGATATGAGAAGACATTTAAAGAATAAAAATATTGATTCTCTTTGCAACCTTGCCTCATCTGTTGTAACAGAAATTGAATATTGTGAAAAAGATGATTTTTTTAAAACAGCCTGTAAGGTAAAAAATGATGTAGATTTTAAAAAAAATAGATATTTTGGAATAAAAGGTTTCTTGGAGATAGAGTTAGCTTTCAAGTTTTTAAGTTATAAAACTATAAAGAAGCTTTTAAAAAAACACTTTAATAATCCAGTTCTAGGGATGACTAATATAGGTGTTATCGATAAGAATAAACTTAGATTTGGCAACACAGAAGTGGAGCAAGCTTTTATGTGTGGGTCAATAAAGTATGAACCTTATTTTCAATTAGCCTTAAGTAGTTTTGATGATACAATTATCTTAACTGTAAATTTGTTTGGAAATAAAAATGACCAAGCAGCCGTAGATGATTTTTTATTGCAGATTGTTGATGAACTTCCATAA
- a CDS encoding DUF6483 family protein — protein sequence MGFLRSKKDDEKQAKAMDNSDLNNMGSADLLQLLLKRMVYEGEYNKAENLLFEELEKNKTRSIKDAGIKFYNMLLEKSDEDLIKNNFSREEVYQGLNDINSLNFD from the coding sequence ATGGGATTTTTAAGATCAAAGAAAGATGATGAAAAACAAGCAAAAGCTATGGATAACTCAGACTTAAACAATATGGGATCTGCTGATTTGCTGCAGTTATTGTTAAAACGTATGGTTTATGAAGGTGAATATAATAAAGCAGAGAACCTACTTTTTGAAGAGCTAGAGAAAAATAAGACTAGGTCTATAAAGGATGCTGGTATTAAATTTTATAACATGCTTTTAGAAAAAAGTGATGAAGATTTAATCAAAAACAACTTCTCTAGAGAAGAAGTTTACCAGGGGCTTAATGACATCAATTCACTAAATTTTGATTAA